A portion of the Salmo trutta chromosome 1, fSalTru1.1, whole genome shotgun sequence genome contains these proteins:
- the LOC115204191 gene encoding SUN domain-containing protein 2 isoform X1, whose protein sequence is MPRRSARLVTGGYYNQSSDDESSSSISYRESPVRVFNKKRTGGHMDSSRSSQASSTVSATNFTNERNINADDIDLAPTLRATQRRQTFLSPPSVAPSVALEPSLSFSSMSYSSGYCSEEPQRRRTCSSRSFSSGIGTRTGASCTRSWLPSWLPSWFAILLFLLPFLLTFAVFLFSTAFPTMNLNLMTRPTQPDLTQKTTHGTPIMNSAFEMQMDTILREIEIMKQKENQQRDISEMLQRMTKDLRCVKTEIDDMRVRVDSVDFESVSFDRRLDQEATEFSKQVADLQEHLIFTRGRVRALEDVSDTLQHQVTSIKNQPPPALTPTNTHLTPEFKEAMGKWLRDRLAQDERQDVKQVVKDCSRPLADKMPNFALESQGGSIVTSRCSETYKTGSARVSFLGIPLWFPSESPRTVIQGQLVQPGKCWPFHGAQGTMTVALSHPVHVTYVTMEHISTAVSPTGHIDSAPKDFAVYGMTTDSEEGTLLGTFMFNQAGDPIQTFKLPNPNSVYRYVELRILSNWGHQDYTCVYRFRVHGKMPSA, encoded by the exons ATGCCTAGGAGAAGCGCGAGGCTAGTAACCGGAGGGTACTATAACCAGTCCTCCGATGACGAgtcttcctccagcatctcctaCAGGGAGAGCCCCGTCAG GGTTTTCAATAAGAAGAGAACTGGGGGACATATGGATTCTTCCCGATCAAGTCAGGCCAGCAGCACTGTCAGTGCCACCAACTTCACCAATGAGAGAAACATCAATGCTGATGACATTG ACTTGGCTCCGACATTGAGGGCCACCCAGAGAAGGCAGACCTTCCTGTCTCCTCCTAGTGTGGCCCCCAGTGTGGCCCTGGAGCCCAGCCTGAGCTTCTCGAGCATGAGTTACAGCTCTGGCTACTGCTCTGAAGAGCCACAAAGGCGTAGGACATGCTCCAGCAGGAGCTTCTCTAGTGGCATTGGCACAAGGACCGGTGCTAGCTGCA CCCGTTCATGGTTGCCTTCCTGGTTGCCTTCCTGGTTTGCcatcctgctcttcctcctcccctttctTCTGACCTTCG CAGTATTCCTGTTTTCGACTGCATTCCCCACCATGAACCTTAATCTGATGACCCGACCGACTCAACCTGACCTGACTCAAAAGACTACG CATGGAACTCCTATCATGAATTCAGCTTTCGAAATGCAAATGGATACTATactg agagagattgaaattATGAAACAGAAAGAAAACCAGCAAAGGGACATTTCCGAG ATGTTACAAAGAATGACTAAGGACCTGAGGTGTGTGAAGACTGAGATTGATGACATGAGAGTGAGGGTGGAcag TGTGGACTTTGAGAGTGTGAGCTTTGATCGTCGCCTGGATCAGGAAGCTACAGAGTTCAGCAAGCAGGTGGCTGATCTACAAGAACACCTAATCTTTACCAGAGGAAGAGTTAGGGCCCTGGAGGATGTCAGCGacacg CTGCAGCATCAGGTGACCTCTATAAAGAACCAGCCTCCTCCCGCTCTGACACCAACCAACACACACCTGACCCCTGAGTTCAAAGAGGCCATGGGCAAATGGCTCAGAGATAGATTGGCCcag gatgaGAGACAGGATGTGAAACAGGTGGTGAAAGACTGCAGTCGTCCACTGGCTGACAAAATGCCCAACTTCGCCCTCGAGTCCCAAG gtggcagcaTTGTAACTAGTCGGTGCTCTGAGACATATAAGACCGGTTCGGCCCGAGTGAGTTTCCTGGGGATTCCCCTGTGGTTTCCATCAGAGAGCCCCCGGACTGTAATTCAG GGCCAGCTGGTGCAGCCTGGTAAGTGTTGGCCTTTCCACGGGGCCCAGGGCACCATGACTGTGGCTCTGTCTCACCCTGTCCACGTCACCTACGTTACCATGGAGCACATCTCCACCGCCGTCTCTCCCACCGGACACATAGACAGCGCTCCTAAGGACTTCGCCGTCTAC ggcaTGACTACTGACAGTGAAGAGGGAACCCTGCTCGGGACTTTCATGTTTAACCAGGCTGGGGATCCAATCCAGACATTTAAACTGCCT AACCCTAACAGTGTGTATCGCTATGTGGAGCTCCGTATCCTCAGCAACTGGGGTCACCAGGACTACACATGTGTGTATCGCTTCCGGGTTCACGGCAAGATGCCTTCTGCGTGA
- the LOC115204191 gene encoding SUN domain-containing protein 2 isoform X2, whose translation MPRRSARLVTGGYYNQSSDDESSSSISYRESPVRVFNKKRTGGHMDSSRSSQASSTVSATNFTNERNINADDIDLAPTLRATQRRQTFLSPPSVAPSVALEPSLSFSSMSYSSGYCSEEPQRRRTCSSRSFSSGIGTRTGASCTRSWLPSWLPSWFAILLFLLPFLLTFVFLFSTAFPTMNLNLMTRPTQPDLTQKTTHGTPIMNSAFEMQMDTILREIEIMKQKENQQRDISEMLQRMTKDLRCVKTEIDDMRVRVDSVDFESVSFDRRLDQEATEFSKQVADLQEHLIFTRGRVRALEDVSDTLQHQVTSIKNQPPPALTPTNTHLTPEFKEAMGKWLRDRLAQDERQDVKQVVKDCSRPLADKMPNFALESQGGSIVTSRCSETYKTGSARVSFLGIPLWFPSESPRTVIQGQLVQPGKCWPFHGAQGTMTVALSHPVHVTYVTMEHISTAVSPTGHIDSAPKDFAVYGMTTDSEEGTLLGTFMFNQAGDPIQTFKLPNPNSVYRYVELRILSNWGHQDYTCVYRFRVHGKMPSA comes from the exons ATGCCTAGGAGAAGCGCGAGGCTAGTAACCGGAGGGTACTATAACCAGTCCTCCGATGACGAgtcttcctccagcatctcctaCAGGGAGAGCCCCGTCAG GGTTTTCAATAAGAAGAGAACTGGGGGACATATGGATTCTTCCCGATCAAGTCAGGCCAGCAGCACTGTCAGTGCCACCAACTTCACCAATGAGAGAAACATCAATGCTGATGACATTG ACTTGGCTCCGACATTGAGGGCCACCCAGAGAAGGCAGACCTTCCTGTCTCCTCCTAGTGTGGCCCCCAGTGTGGCCCTGGAGCCCAGCCTGAGCTTCTCGAGCATGAGTTACAGCTCTGGCTACTGCTCTGAAGAGCCACAAAGGCGTAGGACATGCTCCAGCAGGAGCTTCTCTAGTGGCATTGGCACAAGGACCGGTGCTAGCTGCA CCCGTTCATGGTTGCCTTCCTGGTTGCCTTCCTGGTTTGCcatcctgctcttcctcctcccctttctTCTGACCTTCG TATTCCTGTTTTCGACTGCATTCCCCACCATGAACCTTAATCTGATGACCCGACCGACTCAACCTGACCTGACTCAAAAGACTACG CATGGAACTCCTATCATGAATTCAGCTTTCGAAATGCAAATGGATACTATactg agagagattgaaattATGAAACAGAAAGAAAACCAGCAAAGGGACATTTCCGAG ATGTTACAAAGAATGACTAAGGACCTGAGGTGTGTGAAGACTGAGATTGATGACATGAGAGTGAGGGTGGAcag TGTGGACTTTGAGAGTGTGAGCTTTGATCGTCGCCTGGATCAGGAAGCTACAGAGTTCAGCAAGCAGGTGGCTGATCTACAAGAACACCTAATCTTTACCAGAGGAAGAGTTAGGGCCCTGGAGGATGTCAGCGacacg CTGCAGCATCAGGTGACCTCTATAAAGAACCAGCCTCCTCCCGCTCTGACACCAACCAACACACACCTGACCCCTGAGTTCAAAGAGGCCATGGGCAAATGGCTCAGAGATAGATTGGCCcag gatgaGAGACAGGATGTGAAACAGGTGGTGAAAGACTGCAGTCGTCCACTGGCTGACAAAATGCCCAACTTCGCCCTCGAGTCCCAAG gtggcagcaTTGTAACTAGTCGGTGCTCTGAGACATATAAGACCGGTTCGGCCCGAGTGAGTTTCCTGGGGATTCCCCTGTGGTTTCCATCAGAGAGCCCCCGGACTGTAATTCAG GGCCAGCTGGTGCAGCCTGGTAAGTGTTGGCCTTTCCACGGGGCCCAGGGCACCATGACTGTGGCTCTGTCTCACCCTGTCCACGTCACCTACGTTACCATGGAGCACATCTCCACCGCCGTCTCTCCCACCGGACACATAGACAGCGCTCCTAAGGACTTCGCCGTCTAC ggcaTGACTACTGACAGTGAAGAGGGAACCCTGCTCGGGACTTTCATGTTTAACCAGGCTGGGGATCCAATCCAGACATTTAAACTGCCT AACCCTAACAGTGTGTATCGCTATGTGGAGCTCCGTATCCTCAGCAACTGGGGTCACCAGGACTACACATGTGTGTATCGCTTCCGGGTTCACGGCAAGATGCCTTCTGCGTGA
- the LOC115201396 gene encoding volume-regulated anion channel subunit LRRC8D, which produces MFSLSELASLSERQGSSKLLKPWWEVFMEYLVVLMLMVSVLSGTLLLSRDRVVCLPLDLTTTSTNQNTSSSSGAVPQPHPPNRPPTKPSPIPASPWTPARGRRTHLDYQQYVYISHVCYHKALPWYSRFFPYVALLQSLVLLASGCFWFHFPLTSARIEHFLTILAKCCESPWTSRALSHAARQEEGGEETGPQDLQTPPPTLLSSPSVIRNRQSSLDSGTDSPLLVRSDSASTAAPPSPCPSTLSRTSSLSSMSLSRARVPASKSPVVLDGSRQVASLDRRDGEQARALFERVRRFRSHCENSEVIYKVYLAQTVFKLLLVVLIVAYTTPLMSSISFTHTCLPQAHALTGYSAFECTHALASVLHKLLLAYVSLVGLFGLLSIYTLSWILHSSLRQYSFNKLRELGSMRDVPDLCNDLAFLLHMADQYDPLLAQRLSVFLSPVSETRLLEESLERRWGAERLRSMTTVDPEGRPLLQLVALPRLPPALFTLSQLVVLKLELITDAKLPAQVANMTSLRELHLYHCTAAMQPGALVVLQERLEALHLTFTQAAEIPGWVYSLRGLQELHLSGRLGCEGGVGRGWALGSLRQLRHLRVLVLRGMLQRVPGELGELAGSLVRLEIHNEGSRLLVLTGLRRVAGLTELQLQDCHLERLPSALLALTSLRTLDLQHNSLRTLEELLGLAHIRRLSCLRLAHNRVLALPASVGVLRALELLDLGYNQLQSLPPALFNLHHLRRLLLAGNLLDELPAEVGALTFLTELDLSGNRLESLPPELFSRCLELRSLNVSHNSLGSLPPGLSNLSQLSRLDLRSNSLEELPMELGCCSGLHGEGLLVEDWLLHALPRHVKEFLTQPGSHTCKSLESHSRPDSDSFPYFSATQWSFSSALESRI; this is translated from the exons ATGTTCAGCCTGTCAGAGCTGGCCTCTCTGAGTGAGCGTCAGGGCAGCTCCAAGCTGCTGAAGCCCTGGTGGGAGGTCTTCATGGAGTACCTGGTGGTGCTGATGCTCATGGTATCTGTGTTGTCAGGCACCCTGTTGCTATCTCGAGACAGGGTGGTGTGTCTCCCCCTGGACCTCACTACCACCTCCACTAACCAGAATACCTCCTCCAGCAGTGGTGCCGTACCTCAACCCCATCCCCCTAACAGGCCCCCCACCAAACCATCCCCCATACCAGCCAGCCCTTGGACCCCTGCTAGGGGCAGACGCACCCACCTGGACTACCAGCAGTATGTCTACATTAGCCACGTGTGCTACCACAAGGCCCTGCCCTGGTACTCCCGCTTCTTCCCCTATGTGGCTCTACTCCAGTCCCTGGTGCTATTGGCCAGCGGTTGCTTCTGGTTCCACTTCCCCCTCACCTCCGCCCGCATAGAGCACTTCCTGACCATCCTGGCCAAGTGCTGTGAGTCTCCCTGGACCTCCCGCGCCCTGTCCCATGCCGCCCgccaggaggagggaggggaggagacaggccCCCAGGATCTCCAAACGCCTCCTCCTACTCTCCTGTCTTCACCCTCCGTAATCCGCAACCGCCAGTCCAGCCTGGACTCAGGCACAGACAGCCCCCTGCTGGTGAGATCGGATAGCGCGTCCACTGCCGCCCCTCCCTCGCCctgcccctccactctctcccggacttcctctctgtcctccatgtctctgtcccgGGCCCGTGTCCCGGCTTCCAAATCCCCTGTGGTGCTGGATGGTTCACGGCAGGTTGCCAGTTTGGACCGGCGTGACGGGGAGCAGGCCAGGGCACTGTTCGAGAGGGTGCGCCGCTTCCGCTCCCACTGTGAGAACTCTGAAGTCATCTACAAG GTGTACTTGGCCCAGACGGTGTTCAAgctgctgctggtggtgctgATAGTGGCCTACACCACCCCTCTGATGAGCTCCATCTCGTTCACCCACACCTGCCTGCCCCAGGCCCATGCCCTGACTGGCTACAGTGCCTTTGAGTGTACCCATGCCCTGGCCTCTGTCCTCCACAAGTTGCTGCTGGCCTACGTCAGCCTGGTGGGGCTCTTTGGCCTGCTGAGCATCTACACCCTCAGCTGGATCCTCCACAG CTCCCTGCGTCAATACTCCTTTAACAAACTGAGGGAGCTGGGCTCCATGAGGGATGTCCCTGACTTATGTAATGACCTGGCCTTCCTGTTACACATGGCTGACCAGTACGACCCCCTGCTGGCCCAGCGCCTTTCCGTCTTCCTGTCACCCGTCAGTGAGACACGCCTGCTGGAGGAGAGCCTGGAGAGGCGCTGGGGTGCCGAGAGGCTGCGCTCCATGACCACGGTCGACCCAGAGGGACGGCCCCTGCTGCAGTTGGTGGCCCTGCCGCGCCTGCCCCCCGCCCTCTTCACCCTCAGCCAGCTGGTGGTGCTCAAGCTGGAGCTCATCACAGACGCCAAGCTCCCTGCACAGGTGGCCAACATGACCTCACTCAG GGAGCTTCATTTGTACCACTGTACTGCAGCCATGCAGCCTGGTGCTCTGGTGGTTCTGCAGGAGCGTCTGGAGGCCCTGCACCTCACCTTCACCCAGGCTGCAGAGATCCCTGGCTGGGTCTACTCTCTCCGCGGCCTGCAGGAGCTGCACCTTTCTGGCCGGCTGGGCTGCGAGGGCGGGGTGGGCCGTGGCTGGGCCCTGGGAAGCCTCCGGCAGCTCCGTCACCTCCGGGTGCTGGTCCTGAGGGGCATGCTGCAGCGTGTGCCCGGGGAGCTGGGGGAGTTGGCAGGGAGCCTGGTGAGGCTGGAGATCCACAACGAGGGCTCCAGGCTGCTGGTGCTGACGGGCCTGCGGCGTGTGGCCGGTCTGACCGAGTTGCAGCTGCAGGACTGCCACCTGGAGCGCCTGCCCTCTGCCCTGCTGGCCCTCACCAGCCTGCGCACCCTGGACCTGCAGCACAACAGCCTGCGCACCCTGGAGGAGCTCCTAGGGCTGGCGCACATCCGCCGCCTCTCCTGCCTCAGGCTGGCCCATAACCGTGTTCTGGCCCTACCGGCTAGTGTTGGTGTACTGCGTGCTCTGGAGCTCCTGGACCTGGGGTACAACCAGCTCCAGAGCCTTCCCCCGGCCCTCTTCAACCTCCACCACCTACGTCGCCTCCTACTGGCTGGAAACCTGCTGGATGAGCTGCCAGCAGAGGTAGGAGCGCTGACATTTCTCACCGAGCTGGACCTGAGTGGGAACAGGCTGGAGAGTCTGCCTCCAGAGCTCTTCAGTCGCTGTTTGGAGCTGCGGAGCCTGAATGTATCCCACAACTCCTTGGGTTCCCTGCCTCCAGGGCTGAGCAACCTGAGCCAGCTGTCCCGCCTGGATCTGCGCAGCAACAGTCTGGAAGAGCtgcccatggagctgggctgCTGTTCAGGACTGCATGGAGAAGGTCTGCTGGTGGAGGACTGGCTGCTCCATGCACTGCCACGACATGTGAAGGAGTTCCTAACCCAGCCTGGCTCTCATACCTGCAAATCCTTAGAATCACACTCCCGTCCAGACTCAGATAGCTTCCCCTACTTCTCAGCTACCCAGTGGAGTTTCTCCTCCGCTCTGGAATCACGGATATAG